A single Corynebacterium stationis DNA region contains:
- the coaE gene encoding dephospho-CoA kinase, with translation MKIIGLTGGIGSGKSTVAQLFVDEGFPLVDADKVAREIVEPGQPALQELADVFGADIITATGELDRQLLAQRAFVDKEHTEQINAITHPKIQARTQELFDGYREQGVEAVIYDMPLLVDNGLDRAMDWVIVVDVSPAERVRRLVEYRGMDEEDARRRMKSQIPDGLRLASADSVIDNNAAEENLKPQVDQLISDAPWLA, from the coding sequence ATGAAAATTATCGGTTTAACTGGCGGTATCGGCAGCGGCAAGTCTACGGTCGCGCAACTTTTTGTAGACGAGGGCTTTCCGCTTGTCGATGCCGATAAGGTCGCACGTGAAATCGTCGAGCCCGGTCAGCCAGCATTGCAAGAGCTTGCCGATGTTTTTGGCGCAGACATCATCACCGCTACCGGGGAATTGGACCGCCAGCTTTTAGCCCAGCGTGCTTTCGTCGATAAAGAACACACTGAGCAGATCAACGCGATTACCCATCCGAAGATTCAAGCGCGTACGCAAGAGCTTTTCGATGGCTATCGAGAGCAGGGTGTGGAAGCAGTTATCTATGATATGCCGCTGCTGGTCGACAACGGCCTTGATCGCGCGATGGACTGGGTCATCGTCGTCGATGTTTCCCCAGCAGAGCGCGTGCGCCGCTTGGTGGAGTACCGCGGCATGGATGAAGAAGATGCCCGTCGCCGCATGAAGTCGCAGATCCCGGATGGTTTGCGCCTAGCATCAGCGGACTCTGTCATTGATAACAACGCCGCGGAAGAAAACTTGAAACCGCAAGTGGACCAATTAATCTCGGATGCGCCGTGGCTTGCGTAG
- a CDS encoding BglG family transcription antiterminator has protein sequence MQILRVFNNNVVLARRGDEEVIVTGRGLGFKAQHGEEIDGNRIAQVFTPSLGRDPDHLAIMLAALSPDYIDKVVTALTAVNVEAELTLVVALADHIQSAVQRTRAGHIVDYPLRAEVEHLYPEDYQRAVKTLEVINAELDTPLPDSEAIALALHLVNAGFVSGDLSQTYRMTGLIQQLIDIIGEFFGTQLDTSEVTVARFITHLRYLFVRMQQNKQLFAEHSAIGRAIVEAYPRASECAKVLANIIEMRMDEHLTDDEVSYLALHVARLEGKQ, from the coding sequence ATGCAGATCCTTCGAGTATTTAATAACAACGTCGTCCTCGCACGCCGCGGGGACGAGGAAGTTATTGTCACAGGTCGCGGTCTGGGTTTTAAAGCCCAGCACGGCGAAGAGATTGACGGCAATCGCATTGCCCAGGTTTTTACACCGTCGCTTGGCCGCGACCCGGACCACCTCGCCATCATGTTGGCGGCGTTGAGCCCGGACTATATCGACAAAGTTGTAACCGCGCTAACGGCGGTTAACGTCGAAGCCGAGCTCACGCTGGTGGTCGCGCTCGCAGACCACATCCAGTCCGCAGTCCAAAGAACCCGCGCGGGCCACATCGTGGATTACCCGCTGCGCGCCGAGGTCGAACACCTTTACCCAGAGGACTACCAGCGCGCCGTCAAGACGCTAGAAGTCATCAACGCCGAGCTGGATACGCCTTTGCCGGATTCAGAGGCGATTGCTTTGGCGCTGCATTTGGTCAACGCGGGCTTTGTCTCGGGGGATCTGTCCCAGACCTATCGCATGACGGGGCTGATTCAGCAGCTCATTGATATCATCGGGGAATTCTTCGGCACCCAGCTAGACACCAGTGAGGTCACGGTCGCGCGCTTTATCACCCATTTGCGCTATCTTTTTGTGCGCATGCAGCAAAACAAACAGCTTTTTGCCGAACATTCGGCTATCGGCCGCGCTATCGTGGAAGCGTACCCCCGCGCCAGCGAATGCGCGAAGGTCTTGGCAAATATCATCGAGATGCGCATGGATGAACATCTCACGGATGATGAGGTGTCTTACCTGGCATTGCACGTAGCACGACTTGAAGGAAAGCAATGA
- a CDS encoding glucose PTS transporter subunit IIA — protein MSKTEMRTAAEEILAGIGGADNIASFTHCATRLRFELNDASKADKDKLDAIPKVMGAVPQGGRNYQVVIGGDVASVYNEMVQLPGVRKSDADVKAASRAKTQGKMPWLDTAFEYLSDSFRPILGVLLGASLIIAFTAVMEAFGVVDTRADDKAAIWFFIDAMWRSVFYFLPVMVAYNAGNKLRIDPWVPAAVMLALFTPEFLGLKENPVANCVVDEALGTETCSIDLLGINVALPDYGGNVFVPLIMALVAAGIYKGFQKIIPSAVHMVFVPFLTLLFTIPITAVLIGPFGVWLGSTIGVGLAWMNGNAPFVFAILIPMLYPFLVPLGLHWPLNALMLVNIEALGYDFIQGPMGAWNFACFGATAAVLAISMREKDPEMRQTSGSALAAGLFGGISEPSLYGIHLRFKRIYPRMLVGCFAGGLTIAILGTASGGVTTNAFVFTSLLTIPVFSPMLTYTIAVAIAFAVAFLLIYFTDYRTAEEKEASRERAAAAGLIPADANSEDSAATAAETADLVSPVDGMAVKLEDIDDKVFASGTLGNGIGIVPVNGNIQSPVAGTIATVTKTGHAFGIKTDDGVEVLVHIGINTVRMKGDGFEPKVAKGDVVSIGTSLAEVDLDKIKEAGYDNTVVVTVTNTKAMGEVASIAEGAVKAGEAVVAIKR, from the coding sequence ATGTCCAAGACTGAGATGCGCACCGCCGCAGAGGAAATCCTCGCAGGCATTGGCGGGGCGGATAATATCGCATCATTTACGCACTGCGCAACGCGTTTACGCTTCGAGCTTAACGATGCGTCCAAGGCTGACAAAGACAAGCTCGACGCCATCCCCAAGGTCATGGGCGCTGTCCCACAGGGTGGGCGCAACTACCAGGTTGTTATCGGTGGCGATGTTGCCAGCGTGTACAACGAAATGGTGCAGCTGCCAGGCGTTCGCAAATCCGATGCTGACGTCAAAGCCGCGAGCCGCGCGAAGACACAAGGCAAGATGCCATGGTTGGATACCGCGTTTGAGTATCTATCCGACTCCTTCCGCCCGATCCTGGGTGTCCTGCTGGGCGCCTCGCTAATCATTGCGTTTACTGCGGTGATGGAGGCTTTCGGCGTCGTCGATACGCGTGCCGATGACAAAGCAGCCATCTGGTTCTTCATCGATGCCATGTGGCGCTCGGTGTTTTACTTCCTGCCAGTGATGGTGGCCTATAACGCCGGTAATAAACTGCGCATTGACCCCTGGGTTCCTGCCGCGGTTATGCTCGCGTTATTTACGCCGGAGTTCTTAGGGCTGAAAGAAAACCCTGTTGCCAACTGCGTGGTTGATGAAGCACTAGGCACTGAGACCTGTTCCATTGACTTGCTGGGCATTAACGTGGCTTTGCCGGACTACGGCGGAAACGTCTTTGTACCGTTGATTATGGCACTGGTGGCAGCCGGGATTTACAAGGGCTTCCAGAAGATCATTCCTTCCGCTGTCCACATGGTGTTTGTGCCATTTTTGACCCTGTTGTTTACCATTCCGATTACCGCTGTGCTGATTGGACCTTTCGGCGTCTGGCTCGGTAGCACCATCGGCGTGGGCCTGGCATGGATGAACGGTAACGCACCATTCGTCTTCGCCATCCTGATTCCAATGCTGTATCCATTCCTGGTTCCACTCGGGCTGCACTGGCCACTCAACGCGCTGATGCTCGTCAACATTGAGGCTTTGGGCTACGACTTCATCCAAGGTCCAATGGGTGCCTGGAACTTCGCTTGTTTCGGTGCAACTGCTGCGGTCTTGGCCATCTCCATGCGTGAGAAAGACCCAGAAATGCGCCAGACCTCCGGTTCAGCACTGGCAGCTGGTCTCTTCGGTGGTATTTCGGAACCGTCCCTCTACGGTATTCACCTGCGCTTTAAGCGCATCTACCCACGCATGCTGGTCGGTTGTTTCGCTGGCGGTCTTACCATCGCTATCTTGGGAACCGCCTCCGGCGGCGTTACCACCAATGCTTTCGTGTTTACGTCTTTGCTGACCATCCCGGTCTTTTCCCCAATGCTGACGTATACCATCGCGGTCGCTATCGCTTTCGCTGTTGCCTTCCTGCTGATTTACTTCACTGACTACCGCACCGCAGAGGAAAAGGAAGCATCGCGTGAGCGTGCAGCTGCAGCGGGTCTCATCCCAGCTGACGCCAACTCTGAGGACTCAGCCGCAACAGCTGCCGAGACCGCTGACTTGGTCTCACCAGTCGATGGCATGGCCGTCAAGCTTGAAGATATCGACGACAAGGTCTTCGCCAGCGGAACACTGGGCAATGGCATCGGCATCGTGCCAGTTAACGGCAATATCCAAAGCCCAGTCGCCGGCACCATCGCGACGGTCACCAAGACAGGCCACGCCTTCGGCATCAAGACTGATGATGGGGTAGAGGTCCTAGTCCACATCGGTATTAACACCGTGCGCATGAAGGGCGACGGCTTTGAGCCCAAGGTTGCCAAGGGAGACGTTGTCAGCATCGGCACGTCACTGGCTGAAGTTGACCTGGACAAGATCAAGGAAGCCGGCTACGACAACACCGTCGTTGTCACCGTCACCAACACGAAAGCCATGGGGGAGGTCGCAAGCATCGCCGAAGGAGCAGTCAAGGCTGGTGAGGCGGTCGTTGCCATTAAGCGCTAA